The following coding sequences are from one Gadus macrocephalus chromosome 3, ASM3116895v1 window:
- the trim2a gene encoding LOW QUALITY PROTEIN: tripartite motif-containing protein 2 (The sequence of the model RefSeq protein was modified relative to this genomic sequence to represent the inferred CDS: deleted 1 base in 1 codon), with the protein MASDSSTIPSPVVRQIDKQFLICSICLDRYEIPKVLPCLHTFCERCLQNYIPVHSLTLSCPVCRQTSILPEKGVSALQGNFFITNLMDVLQGPRDACSPAAPAPHLRPAVVGATGQLLSCPNHGGNMMEFYCPSCETAMCEECTSGGHAEHPTVPLKDVVEQHKASLQDQLDSVKKSLPEIDSALLMLTEILQKLTNQKSSIEDDIHNTFDDLQKTLNVRKSVLLMELEVNFGLKHKVLQAQLDTLMQGQEGIHSSCSFTEQALSHGSREAEVLLVHKQMSERLAGLAHRELPLRPAENHQLDFQAETDGLRKSIHNLGSIATTSAVASHTVATGDGLRQCAVGVATSITVTTKDKDGELCKTGNAVLAADLAGVAATVGDGVEVGEIVDNKNGTYEYSYRASKEGSLTLSLRLYDQHIKGSPFKIKAVKAIDISPSSEGAKSRLKSPGSGHVKQKAIKRPASMYSTGKRKENPIEDDLIYRIGTKGRNKGEFTNLQGVSASSQGKVLIADSNNQCVQIFSNDGQFKSRFGIRGRTPGQMQRPTGVAVHPNGDIIVADYDNKWVSIFSSEGKFKTKLGSGKLMGPKGVSADRNGHIIVVDNKACCVFIFQPTGKLVTKFGTRGNGDKQFAGPHFAAVNHNNEIIVTDFHNHSVKVFNSEGEFLLKFGSNGEGNGQFNAPTGVAVDVNGNIIVADWGNSRIQVFDGSGSFLSYINTSADPLYGPQGLALTSDGHVVVADSGNHCFKVYRYLQ; encoded by the exons ATGGCCAGTGACAGCTCCACTATTCCCAGCCCTGTGGTGCGCCAGATTGACAAACAGTTCCTGATCTGCAGCATATGTCTGGACCGCTACGAGATCCCCAAGGTCCTGCCCTGCCTGCACACCTTCTGTGAGAG GTGCCTGCAGAACTACATCCCCGTGCACAGCCTGACCCTGTCCTGCCCCGTGTGCCGGCAGACCTCCATCCTCCCGGAGAAGGGGGTGTCGGCGCTGCAGGGCAACTTCTTCATCACCAACCTGATGGACGTGCTGCAGGGGCCCCGGGACGCCTGCAGCCCCGCGGCCCCCGCACCCCACCTCCGACCGGCCGTCGTGGGGGCCACGGGCCAGCTGCTGTCCTGCCCCAACCATGGAGGAAAT ATGATGGAGTTCTACTGCCCGTCGTGTGAGACGGCCATGTGTGAGGAGTGCACCAGCGGGGGGCACGCCGAGCACCCCACCGTGCCCCTGAAGGACGTGGTGGAGCAGCACAAGGCCTCGCTGCAGGACCAGCTGGACTCCGTGAAGAAGAG cctgcCAGAGATCGACTCGGCCCTTCTGATGCTGACTGAGATCCTGCAgaaattgaccaatcagaagagcTCCATCGAGGATGACATCCACAACACCTTTGACGACCTGCAAAAGACCCTCAACGTGCGCAAGAGTGTCCTCCTCATGGAGCTGGAGGTGAACTTTGGTCTGAAGCACAAG GTTCTCCAGGCCCAGCTGGACACGCTGATGCAGGGCCAAGAGGGCATCCACAGCAGCTGCAGCTTCACCGAGCAGGCCCTGAGCCACGGCAGC AGGGAGGCCGAGGTGCTGCTGGTCCACAAGCAGATGAGCGAGCGCCTGGCCGGGCTGGCCCACCGGGAGCTGCCCCTGCGGCCCGCCGAGAACCACCAGCTGGACTTCCAGGCCGAGACGGACGGCCTGCGCAAGTCCATCCACAACCTGGGCAGCATCGCCACCACCAGCGCCGTGGCCTCCCACACGGTGGCCACGGGCGACGGGCTGCGGCAGTGCGCCGTGGGCGTGGCCACCTCCATCACCGTGACAACCAAGGACAAGGACGGCGAGCTCTGCAAGACGGGCAACGCCGTCCTGGCCGCCGATCTCGCGGGCGTGGCGGCGACGGTGGGTGAcggggtggaggtgggcgaGATCGTGGACAATAAGAACGGCACGTACGAGTATTCGTACCGGGCGTCCAAGGAGGGCAGCCTGACGCTGTCGCTGCGGCTGTACGACCAGCACATCAAGGGGAGCCCCTTTAAGATCAAGGCGGTGAAGGCCATAGACATCTCGCCCTCGTCGGAGGGGGCCAAGAGCAGGCTCAAGTcccccggcagcgggcacgtCAAGCAGAAGGCCATCAAGAGGCCGGCCAGCATGTACAGCACGGGCAAGAGGAAAGAGAACCCCATCGAGGACGACCTCATCTACAGGATCG GTACCAAAGGGAGGAACAAGGGGGAGTTCACTAATCTACAGGGAGTCAGTGCCTCGTCGCAGGGGAAGGTGCTCATCGCAGACAGCAACAACCAGTGTGTACAG ATCTTCTCTAACGACGGGCAGTTTAAGAGCCGCTTTGGCATCCGGGGGCGGACCCCCGGCCAGATGCAGAGGCCGACGGGCGTGGCCGTGCATCCCAACGGAGACATCATCGTCGCTGACTACGACAACAAGTGGGTCAGCATCTTCTCCAGCGAGGGGAAGTTTAAG acTAAGCTTGGCTCAGGGAAGCTGATGGGTCCTAAGGGCGTGTCAGCAGACAGGAACGGACACATCATCGTGGTGGACAACAAGGCCTGCTGCGTATTTATCTTCCAGCCCACCGGAAAGCTGGTGACCAAGTTCGGCACCCGTGGCAACGGAGACAAACAATTTGCAG GTCCCCACTTTGCTGCTGTCAACCACAACAATGAAATCATTGTAACAGATTTCCATAACCACTCCGTGAAG GTGTTCAACTCGGAGGGAGAGTTCCTGCTGAAGTTCGGCTCTAACGGCGAGGGGAACGGCCAGTTCAACGCCCCCACCGGCGTGGCGGTGGACGTTAACGGGAACATCATCGTGGCCGACTGGGGAAACAGCCGTATACAG GTGTTTGACGGCAGCGGCTCCTTCCTCTCCTACATCAACACGTCTGCGGACCCCCTGTACGGCCCCCAGGGCCTGGCCCTCACCTCCGACGGACACGTGGTGGTGGCCGACTCTGGGAACCACTGCTTCAAGGTGTACCGCTACCTGCAGTAG